The Maniola hyperantus chromosome 19, iAphHyp1.2, whole genome shotgun sequence genome has a window encoding:
- the Hsp60A gene encoding heat shock protein 60A, with amino-acid sequence MLRLPRVVRQTVSLNKTLQFSRFYAKDVRFGADVRALMLQGVDILADAVAVTMGPKGRNVILEQSWGSPKITKDGVTVAKGVELKDKFQNIGAKLVQNVANNTNEEAGDGTTTATVLARAIAKEGFEKISKGANPIEIRRGVMLAVETVKEKLKNMSKPVTTPEEIAQVATISANGDVAIGKLIADAMKKVGRDGVITVKDGKTLNDELEIIEGMKFDRGYISPYFINSSKGAKVEFQDALVLFSEKKISNVQTIIPALELANQQRKPLVIVAEDVDGEALSTLVVNRLKIGLQVAAVKAPGFGDNRKATLSDMAIATGGVVFGDDANLIKLEDVQLSDLGHIGEVIITKDDTLLLKGKGKKADIDRRAEQIRDQIQETTSEYEKEKLQERLARLASGVAVLHVGGSSEVEVNEKKDRVNDALNATRAAVEEGIVPGGGSALLRCIPELDSIKTTNSDQATGIEIIKKALKMPCMQIARNAGIDGSVVVAKVEDMGPEFGYDALNNEYVNMIEKGIIDPTKVVRTALTDASGVASLLTTAEAVICDMPQEKEPNPMAGMGGMGGMGGMGGMGGMM; translated from the coding sequence ATGTTGCGCCTGCCTCGTGTCGTTCGCCAAACCGTATCCTTGAACAAAACCCTCCAGTTTTCAAGATTCTATGCCAAAGATGTAAGGTTCGGTGCTGATGTAAGAGCGCTGATGCTGCAGGGCGTAGACATCCTCGCCGATGCCGTCGCAGTCACAATGGGTCCAAAAGGTAGAAACGTAATTTTAGAGCAATCTTGGGGTTCGCCGAAAATAACAAAAGATGGTGTGACAGTAGCCAAAGGAGTAGAACTCAAAGACAAATTTCAGAATATCGGTGCCAAACTCGTCCAAAACGTAGCAAATAATACAAACGAAGAAGCCGGCGATGGAACTACAACTGCTACGGTTCTCGCGAGAGCTATCGCGAAAGAAGGTTTCGAGAAAATTTCTAAGGGAGCTAATCCGATTGAAATTCGCCGAGGGGTTATGTTGGCCGTGGAAACTGTCAAAGAAAAGTTGAAGAACATGTCAAAGCCGGTCACGACGCCTGAAGAGATCGCGCAGGTCGCGACCATCTCCGCGAATGGTGACGTTGCGATCGGCAAACTCATCGCCGATGCTATGAAAAAGGTCGGCAGAGACGGAGTCATCACGGTCAAAGACGGCAAAACTCTCAACGACGAACTCGAAATTATCGAaggcatgaaatttgacagagGTTATATTTCACCATATTTCATCAACTCCTCGAAGGGGGCAAAGGTCGAGTTCCAAGATGCCTTAGTTCTATTTTCCGAGAAGAAAATTAGTAACGTACAGACAATCATTCCTGCTTTAGAGTTAGCTAACCAACAGAGGAAACCGTTAGTCATTGTCGCTGAGGATGTTGATGGAGAGGCGTTATCGACCTTGGTTGTGAACAGGTTGAAGATCGGGTTGCAGGTTGCTGCTGTGAAAGCTCCTGGTTTCGGCGACAACAGGAAGGCTACACTTAGTGATATGGCCATAGCGACTGGTGGTGTTGTATTTGGTGATGACGCAAATCTCATCAAGTTGGAAGATGTTCAATTATCCGACCTCGGTCATATCGGTGAGGTGATTATCACCAAAGACGACACTCTCCTGCTCAAAGGGAAAGgcaagaaagctgatatcgacAGACGAGCAGAACAGATCCGTGATCAGATCCAAGAAACAACTTCTGAATATGAGAAGGAGAAGTTACAAGAGCGGCTCGCAAGACTCGCATCTGGTGTAGCAGTACTACATGTCGGTGGATCCAGTGAAGTAGAGGTGAATGAGAAGAAGGACCGTGTCAACGATGCTTTAAATGCAACCAGAGCTGCCGTGGAAGAAGGAATCGTCCCTGGAGGTGGCTCGGCTCTCCTCAGATGCATTCCTGAACTGGATTCTATCAAAACAACAAACAGCGACCAGGCTACAGGCATTGAAATCATTAAGAAAGCATTAAAGATGCCCTGTATGCAGATCGCTCGCAACGCTGGTATTGATGGATCTGTTGTAGTTGCCAAAGTTGAGGATATGGGCCCTGAATTTGGATATGACGCTTTAAATAACGAGTATGTTAACATGATTGAAAAGGGCATTATTGACCCAACGAAAGTTGTAAGAACAGCATTAACGGATGCCAGTGGGGTAGCATCGTTATTAACGACTGCGGAAGCTGTAATCTGTGATATGCCTCAAGAGAAGGAACCTAACCCCATGGCTGGTATGGGTGGTATGGGCGGTATGGGAGGAATGGGTGGTATGGGAGGGATGATGTAA